The Caballeronia sp. SL2Y3 genome includes a window with the following:
- a CDS encoding IS256 family transposase produces MPRKPKAQPAALPAIPAELLEQFGNGPMTAEAINAATLALKKALIERALGGEMNHHLGYPPGAAKPVNATNQRNGKGAKTVLTEDGPIRIEVPRDRDGSFEPILIPKHERRFTGFDDKIVAMYARGMTVREIQGFLLEQYGTDVSPDFISSVTDEVMAEVTAWQARPLEPMYPVVFFDALRVKIREDAVVRNKAVYLALGVLPDGTREILGLWIENTEGAKFWMKVFNDLKTRGVHDILIAVTDGLKGMPEALAAVFPATTLQTCIVHLIRNSLDYASWKDRRGLAAAIKPIYAAPSAEAAQAELDAFADGPWGQKFPTVSSAWRNAWDRVIPFFAFPPGVRKIIYTTNAIENINSQLRKIIKTRGHFPSDEAATKLIWLALRNITANWGSAAHDWKTAMNQFAILYADRFVRPSV; encoded by the coding sequence ATGCCTCGCAAACCGAAAGCCCAGCCGGCGGCTCTGCCGGCGATTCCGGCCGAACTGCTTGAGCAGTTCGGCAACGGTCCGATGACGGCTGAAGCCATCAATGCCGCGACGCTGGCGCTCAAGAAGGCGCTGATCGAACGGGCGCTGGGCGGCGAGATGAACCATCATCTCGGCTACCCTCCCGGTGCTGCCAAGCCGGTCAACGCCACGAATCAGCGCAACGGCAAAGGGGCCAAGACGGTTCTGACCGAAGACGGTCCGATCCGCATCGAGGTGCCGCGTGACCGCGACGGCAGCTTCGAACCGATCCTGATTCCCAAGCACGAACGGCGCTTCACGGGCTTCGACGACAAGATCGTCGCCATGTATGCCCGAGGCATGACCGTACGTGAGATCCAGGGCTTCCTGCTGGAACAGTACGGCACCGATGTCTCGCCCGACTTCATCAGCTCGGTCACCGACGAAGTCATGGCCGAAGTAACCGCATGGCAGGCCCGGCCGCTCGAGCCGATGTATCCGGTCGTGTTTTTCGACGCACTGCGGGTCAAGATTCGCGAAGACGCCGTCGTGCGCAACAAGGCGGTGTACCTGGCGCTGGGCGTGCTGCCCGACGGCACGCGCGAGATCCTGGGCCTGTGGATCGAGAATACCGAGGGGGCCAAATTCTGGATGAAGGTATTCAACGATCTGAAGACGCGCGGTGTTCACGACATCCTGATCGCCGTCACCGACGGTCTGAAGGGCATGCCCGAAGCATTGGCGGCGGTGTTTCCGGCCACCACACTGCAAACCTGTATCGTCCATCTGATCCGCAACAGCCTCGATTACGCCAGTTGGAAAGACCGCCGAGGGTTGGCTGCCGCGATCAAACCGATCTATGCCGCGCCCAGCGCGGAAGCGGCCCAGGCCGAACTCGATGCGTTTGCTGATGGGCCGTGGGGCCAGAAATTCCCGACCGTCAGCAGCGCGTGGCGCAACGCCTGGGATCGCGTAATCCCGTTCTTTGCGTTTCCGCCGGGTGTGCGCAAGATCATCTACACGACGAACGCGATTGAAAATATCAACTCGCAGTTGCGCAAGATCATCAAGACCCGTGGTCACTTCCCGAGCGACGAGGCCGCCACCAAACTCATCTGGCTGGCCTTGCGCAACATCACCGCGAATTGGGGAAGTGCCGCGCATGACTGGAAGACGGCCATGAACCAGTTCGCTATCCTTTACGCAGATCGATTCGTTCGGCCCTCCGTGTAA
- a CDS encoding multifunctional CCA addition/repair protein: protein MNIYAVGGAIRDALLGVPVVDRDYVVVGATPEQMVAQGYKPVGKDFPVFLHPVTHEEYALARTERKTAAGYHGFQFYYSPDVTLEEDLARRDLTINAMAREVNAAGELTGPVIDPFDGQSDLSAKRFRHVGDAFIEDPVRILRLARFAARFADFTVAPDTQALMKKMVEAGEVDALVPERVWQEISRGLMEKRPSRMFEVLRGCGALARILPEVDALWGVPQRADYHPEVDTGVHVMMVVDYAASQGYALPVRFAALTHDLGKATTPDDILPRHLGHEGRSVDLLKPLCERLRVPNECRDLALLVAREHGNIHRVMDMGAAALVRLFERTDALRKPARFAEALQACLADARGRLGLEQTEYPQAERLREALVAARSVDAGAVAQRFAHEPSRIKDAVHEARVEAVARVLSGGRSGALCSSS, encoded by the coding sequence ATGAATATCTACGCGGTAGGCGGCGCGATCCGCGATGCGTTGCTGGGCGTGCCGGTGGTGGACCGCGATTACGTGGTCGTCGGCGCGACGCCCGAGCAGATGGTCGCGCAAGGGTACAAGCCGGTCGGCAAGGATTTTCCGGTGTTCCTGCATCCGGTGACGCACGAGGAATACGCGCTCGCGCGGACCGAGCGCAAGACGGCGGCGGGCTATCACGGCTTTCAGTTCTACTATTCGCCGGACGTGACGCTGGAGGAAGACTTAGCTCGCCGCGACCTCACGATCAACGCGATGGCGCGCGAAGTGAACGCAGCGGGCGAGCTGACCGGCCCGGTGATCGACCCGTTCGACGGACAGAGCGACCTCAGCGCGAAGCGTTTCCGGCATGTGGGCGATGCGTTCATCGAAGATCCGGTGCGCATACTTCGGCTCGCGCGATTTGCCGCGCGCTTCGCGGATTTCACCGTCGCGCCGGACACGCAAGCGCTGATGAAGAAGATGGTCGAAGCCGGCGAAGTCGATGCGCTCGTTCCCGAGCGCGTGTGGCAGGAGATTTCGCGCGGGCTGATGGAGAAGCGGCCGTCGCGGATGTTCGAGGTGCTGCGCGGCTGCGGCGCGCTCGCGCGGATTCTGCCGGAGGTCGATGCGCTATGGGGCGTGCCGCAACGCGCCGACTATCACCCGGAAGTTGACACGGGCGTGCATGTGATGATGGTGGTCGACTATGCGGCCTCGCAGGGCTATGCGCTGCCGGTTCGCTTTGCCGCGCTCACGCACGATCTCGGCAAGGCGACCACACCGGACGATATCTTGCCGCGGCATCTCGGGCACGAGGGACGCAGTGTCGATTTGCTGAAGCCGTTGTGCGAACGCCTGCGCGTGCCGAACGAATGCCGCGATCTGGCGCTGCTCGTCGCGAGGGAGCACGGCAATATTCATCGCGTGATGGATATGGGCGCGGCGGCGCTCGTGCGGCTTTTTGAGCGCACCGATGCGCTGCGCAAGCCGGCGCGCTTTGCCGAGGCGCTACAGGCGTGTCTCGCGGATGCGCGCGGGCGGCTCGGGCTCGAGCAGACGGAGTATCCGCAGGCGGAGCGGCTGCGGGAGGCGCTCGTCGCTGCACGGTCGGTCGATGCCGGGGCTGTGGCGCAGCGGTTCGCGCATGAGCCTTCAAGGATCAAGGATGCGGTGCATGAGGCGCGGGTGGAGGCGGTCGCTAGGGTGTTGAGCGGGGGCCGCTCGGGGGCGCTTTGTTCTTCTTCTTGA
- a CDS encoding glutathione S-transferase family protein, protein MKLVIGDKNLSSWSMRPWVLLRHFDIPFDEVLIRLGQPGTKAKILDVTPSGKVPCLITDSGETVWESLAIMETLAERYPQHALWPRDAAARAHARSISAEMHAGFAELRQNMPMHITAMEPGIGATPGALADIARIDAIWSRCVAQSGGPFLFGDFSIADAMFAPVVMRFNSYSPAISESAREYAARVTALPAVAAWIDDARKDDAR, encoded by the coding sequence ATGAAACTCGTTATCGGCGACAAGAATCTCTCTTCCTGGTCCATGCGTCCCTGGGTGCTGCTCAGGCATTTCGACATTCCGTTCGATGAAGTGCTCATCCGGCTCGGCCAGCCCGGCACCAAGGCGAAGATTCTCGATGTGACGCCGTCGGGCAAAGTGCCGTGCCTTATCACCGATAGCGGCGAGACCGTATGGGAATCGCTCGCCATCATGGAAACGCTTGCCGAGCGGTATCCGCAGCATGCGCTCTGGCCGCGCGATGCCGCCGCCCGCGCGCACGCGCGCAGCATCAGCGCGGAAATGCACGCGGGCTTCGCGGAGCTGCGCCAGAACATGCCGATGCACATCACGGCGATGGAGCCGGGCATCGGCGCGACGCCCGGTGCGCTCGCGGATATCGCGCGGATCGACGCGATCTGGAGCCGCTGCGTCGCGCAGTCGGGCGGGCCGTTCCTGTTCGGCGACTTCAGCATTGCGGACGCCATGTTCGCGCCCGTCGTCATGCGCTTCAACTCGTATTCGCCCGCTATCAGCGAGTCCGCGCGCGAGTATGCGGCTCGCGTGACCGCGCTGCCGGCCGTGGCCGCGTGGATCGACGACGCACGGAAGGACGACGCGCGATGA
- a CDS encoding complex I NDUFA9 subunit family protein, which translates to MQHQNVAIIGGSGFIGSHLVNALVDLGKNVRIATRRRSNAAHLTLLPVDVLETDVHDPIKLAAFVAEADAVINLVGVLQGRRGDPYGPEFARAHVELPRKIVAACAAKGVRRLIHMSAIGADSEGPSMYLRSKGDGEKQVRESGLDWTIFRSSVVFGPEDNLLNQFAFLERLFPVIPLACADAEFQPVFVGDVAKAIVNVLDLDAANRMVYELAGPAVYTLAELVRFAGATIGKHARIVKLPESLGRLQAMTLEMAPGEPLMSRDNLDSMKTPSIASGPLAPELGIGEPASIEAIAPLYLTGMSPRSRFNTFRATAHR; encoded by the coding sequence ATGCAACATCAGAACGTGGCGATCATCGGCGGCTCCGGCTTCATCGGCAGCCATCTCGTCAACGCGCTGGTCGATCTCGGCAAGAATGTGCGGATTGCGACACGGCGTCGGTCGAACGCCGCGCATCTGACGCTACTGCCGGTGGACGTGCTCGAAACCGATGTTCACGATCCCATCAAGCTCGCCGCGTTCGTCGCGGAAGCCGATGCGGTCATCAATCTCGTCGGCGTGTTGCAGGGGCGGCGCGGCGATCCGTACGGGCCCGAGTTCGCGCGAGCGCATGTCGAGCTGCCGCGCAAGATCGTCGCGGCGTGCGCGGCGAAGGGCGTGCGCAGGCTCATTCATATGAGCGCCATCGGCGCGGACTCGGAAGGTCCGAGCATGTATCTGCGCTCGAAGGGCGATGGCGAGAAGCAAGTCCGCGAGTCGGGCCTCGACTGGACCATTTTCCGCAGTTCGGTCGTGTTCGGTCCTGAGGACAATCTGCTCAACCAGTTTGCGTTCCTCGAACGGCTGTTTCCGGTGATTCCGCTCGCGTGCGCGGACGCCGAATTCCAGCCGGTTTTCGTCGGCGATGTCGCGAAGGCCATCGTCAACGTGCTCGACCTCGATGCCGCGAACCGCATGGTCTACGAACTCGCAGGCCCCGCCGTCTATACGCTCGCGGAACTCGTGCGCTTCGCGGGCGCAACCATCGGCAAGCATGCGCGCATCGTCAAGCTGCCGGAGAGTCTCGGCCGCCTTCAGGCGATGACGCTGGAAATGGCGCCCGGCGAACCGCTGATGTCGCGCGACAACCTCGATTCCATGAAGACGCCAAGCATCGCGAGCGGGCCGCTTGCGCCGGAACTCGGCATCGGCGAGCCGGCGAGCATCGAGGCGATCGCGCCGCTGTATCTCACTGGCATGTCGCCGCGTTCGCGCTTCAATACTTTCCGCGCCACGGCGCACCGTTGA